From Dryobates pubescens isolate bDryPub1 chromosome 22, bDryPub1.pri, whole genome shotgun sequence, the proteins below share one genomic window:
- the RPS6KB2 gene encoding ribosomal protein S6 kinase beta-2 isoform X1 produces MAGVFDIDLETEEGSDGDEPELGTEMEMEPRGNGLEPVGHYEEIEISESSVNNGPEHIGPHCFELLRVLGKGGYGKVFQVRKVQGTNTGKIFAMKVLKKAKIACNAKDTAHTRAERNILEAVKHPFIVDLIYAFQTGGKLYLILECLSGGELFMQLEREGIFLEDTACFYLSEITLALGHLHSHGIIYRDLKPENIMLNSQGHIKLTDFGLCKESIHDGAVTHTFCGTIEYMAPEILVRSGHNRAVDWWSLGALMYDMLTGSPPFTAENRKKTIDKILKGKLVLPPYLTPDARDLLKKFLKRNPNQRVGGGPGDAADVQKQPFFRHINWEDLLARRLDPPFKPCLQSEEDVSQFDTRFTRQTPVDSPDDAAISESANQAFLGFTYVAPSVLESIKEGFSFQPKVRSPRRLNSSPRTPVSPVKFSPFEAFKPGGTGGEPMEVGATLPPPPPEGTAPLPIKTKKQKGSRGRVPR; encoded by the exons ATGGCGGGGGTGTTCGATATCGACCTGGAGACCGAGGAGGGCAGCGACGGGGATGAACCCGAGCTGGGCACC gagatggagatggagcccCGGGGAAACGGCCTGGA gccgGTGGGACACTACGAGGAGATCGAGATCTCCGAGAGCAGCGTCAACAACGGCCCCGAGCACATCGGCCCCCACTGCTTCGAGCTGCTGCGTGTCCTGGGCAAGGGTGGCTATGgcaag GTCTTCCAGGTCCGTAAAGTCCAAGGCACCAACACGGGGAAGATCTTTGCCATGAAGGTTCTGAAGAAG GCCAAGATCGCCTGCAACGCCAAGGACACGGCTCACACCCGAGCTGAGAGGAACATCTTGGAGGCCGTCAAGCACCCCTTCATCGTTGACCTCATCTACGCCTTCCAGACGGGTGGCAAGCTCTACCTCATCCTGGAGTGCCTCAGTG GTGGAGAGCTCTTCATGCAGCTGGAGCGGGAAGGCATCTTCCTGGAGGACACTGCCTG TTTCTACCTGAGTGAGATCACCCTGGCACTGGGTCACCTCCACTCCCATGGCATCATCTACCGAGATCTCAAGCCGGAGAACATCATGCTCAACAGCCAAG GTCACATCAAGCTGACAGATTTTGGGCTGTGCAAGGAGTCGATCCACGACGGGGCCGTCACCCACACCTTCTGCGGCACCATTGAGTACAT GGCCCCCGAGATCCTGGTGCGCAGCGGGCACAACCGGGCGGTGGACTGGTGGAGCCTGGGCGCCCTGATGTACGACATGCTCACAGGATCG CCCCCTTTCACCGCCGAGAACCGCAAGAAGACCATCGACAAGATCCTCAAGGGCAAACTGGTGCTGCCCCCCTACCTGACCCCCGATGCAAGGGACCTTCTCAAGAAG TTCCTCAAGAGAAACCCCAACCAGCGGGTCGGAGGCGGCCCAGGTGATGCAGCTGACGTGCAG AAGCAGCCTTTCTTCCGTCACATCAACTGGGAGGATCTCCTGGCCCGCAGGCTGGACCCTCCGTTTAAACCGTGCTTG CAGTCAGAGGAGGATGTCAGCCAGTTTGACACCCGGTTCACTCGCCAAACCCCCGTGGACAGCCCGGACGACGCTGCCATCAGTGAAAGTGCCAACCAAGCCTTCCTG GGCTTCACCTACGTGGCCCCATCGGTGCTGGAGAGCATCAAGGAGGGGttctccttccagcccaaggtGCGCTCCCCCCGCCGCCTCAACAGCAGCCCCCGCACCCCCGTCAG ccctgtgaaaTTCTCCCCCTTTGAAGCATTCAAGCCAGGAGGGACAGGGGGAGAGCCAATGGAGGTGGGAGCCACCCTGCCACCCCCTCCTCCAGAGGGCACAGCCCCCTTGCCCATCAAGACCAAGAAGCAGAAGGGAAGTCGGGGGCGGGTGCCCAGgtag
- the RPS6KB2 gene encoding ribosomal protein S6 kinase beta-2 isoform X2: protein MAGVFDIDLETEEGSDGDEPELGTEMEMEPRGNGLEPVGHYEEIEISESSVNNGPEHIGPHCFELLRVLGKGGYGKVFQVRKVQGTNTGKIFAMKVLKKAKIACNAKDTAHTRAERNILEAVKHPFIVDLIYAFQTGGKLYLILECLSGGELFMQLEREGIFLEDTACFYLSEITLALGHLHSHGIIYRDLKPENIMLNSQGHIKLTDFGLCKESIHDGAVTHTFCGTIEYMAPEILVRSGHNRAVDWWSLGALMYDMLTGSPPFTAENRKKTIDKILKGKLVLPPYLTPDARDLLKKFLKRNPNQRVGGGPGDAADVQQSEEDVSQFDTRFTRQTPVDSPDDAAISESANQAFLGFTYVAPSVLESIKEGFSFQPKVRSPRRLNSSPRTPVSPVKFSPFEAFKPGGTGGEPMEVGATLPPPPPEGTAPLPIKTKKQKGSRGRVPR from the exons ATGGCGGGGGTGTTCGATATCGACCTGGAGACCGAGGAGGGCAGCGACGGGGATGAACCCGAGCTGGGCACC gagatggagatggagcccCGGGGAAACGGCCTGGA gccgGTGGGACACTACGAGGAGATCGAGATCTCCGAGAGCAGCGTCAACAACGGCCCCGAGCACATCGGCCCCCACTGCTTCGAGCTGCTGCGTGTCCTGGGCAAGGGTGGCTATGgcaag GTCTTCCAGGTCCGTAAAGTCCAAGGCACCAACACGGGGAAGATCTTTGCCATGAAGGTTCTGAAGAAG GCCAAGATCGCCTGCAACGCCAAGGACACGGCTCACACCCGAGCTGAGAGGAACATCTTGGAGGCCGTCAAGCACCCCTTCATCGTTGACCTCATCTACGCCTTCCAGACGGGTGGCAAGCTCTACCTCATCCTGGAGTGCCTCAGTG GTGGAGAGCTCTTCATGCAGCTGGAGCGGGAAGGCATCTTCCTGGAGGACACTGCCTG TTTCTACCTGAGTGAGATCACCCTGGCACTGGGTCACCTCCACTCCCATGGCATCATCTACCGAGATCTCAAGCCGGAGAACATCATGCTCAACAGCCAAG GTCACATCAAGCTGACAGATTTTGGGCTGTGCAAGGAGTCGATCCACGACGGGGCCGTCACCCACACCTTCTGCGGCACCATTGAGTACAT GGCCCCCGAGATCCTGGTGCGCAGCGGGCACAACCGGGCGGTGGACTGGTGGAGCCTGGGCGCCCTGATGTACGACATGCTCACAGGATCG CCCCCTTTCACCGCCGAGAACCGCAAGAAGACCATCGACAAGATCCTCAAGGGCAAACTGGTGCTGCCCCCCTACCTGACCCCCGATGCAAGGGACCTTCTCAAGAAG TTCCTCAAGAGAAACCCCAACCAGCGGGTCGGAGGCGGCCCAGGTGATGCAGCTGACGTGCAG CAGTCAGAGGAGGATGTCAGCCAGTTTGACACCCGGTTCACTCGCCAAACCCCCGTGGACAGCCCGGACGACGCTGCCATCAGTGAAAGTGCCAACCAAGCCTTCCTG GGCTTCACCTACGTGGCCCCATCGGTGCTGGAGAGCATCAAGGAGGGGttctccttccagcccaaggtGCGCTCCCCCCGCCGCCTCAACAGCAGCCCCCGCACCCCCGTCAG ccctgtgaaaTTCTCCCCCTTTGAAGCATTCAAGCCAGGAGGGACAGGGGGAGAGCCAATGGAGGTGGGAGCCACCCTGCCACCCCCTCCTCCAGAGGGCACAGCCCCCTTGCCCATCAAGACCAAGAAGCAGAAGGGAAGTCGGGGGCGGGTGCCCAGgtag